The Mesorhizobium sp. AR10 genome includes the window GGAGCCTGTTCCGACAAAGGGCGACAAATCCCATGTAATAGAGTATGTTGATCATGGTGCAGGTCGCGGTTTTGCGTGGCCACTTACGCAAAACGGCAGCACCGTGAAACCGCGACCTTACCGGACCTGATCTGGAGGAACGGGCATGACAAGTTTTCACGTGATAGCAGGCGCCAGCGAGACGCTGGAACATACCAAAATTCGAAAAATCGGAGTTTCCGACCTTTTTGACGCGCTCAGGCGTGGCGTCGCCGATTTCATGGTGAAACCATCGCATATCGTTTTTCTCTGCCTGATCTACCCGCTTGTCGGCGTCGTGCTCGCTGCCTGGACATCGGGCGCCAATGCGTTGCCTTTGTTGTTTCCGCTGGTCTCCGGTTTTGCGCTGATCGGTCCGTTCGCGGCAATCGGCCTCTATGAGATCAGCCGCAGACGCGAAGCCGGCCTCGACGCCTCCTGGAACCACGCCTTCGAGATCAGGAATTCTCCGGCGCTGCCGGCCATCGCGGCGGTCGGGATTATGCTGTTGGCGATCTTCATCGCCTGGCTTTTGACCGCGCAGCTGTTTTACCAGCAGTTGTTCGGCCCGGCCCCGCCGGAATCGATATCCGGCTTCATCAATGAAGTATTCGCCACCGGGCGCGGCTGGACGCTGATCATTCTCGGTCACGCGATCGGCTTCGTCTTTGCCGCGGTCGTGCTGTGCACCACGGTCGTCGCTTTCCCGCTCTTGCTCGACCGCGACGTCGGCGCCTACGAAGCCATCCACACCTCGGTGCGTGTGGTTCTGGCGAACCCGATCGCGATGGCTGTCTGGGGACTGATTGTCGCCGTCGCCCTGATCATCGGCTCGCTGCCGGTGTTTGCGGGGCTGGCGATCGTGTTGCCGATCCTCGGCCACGCCACCTGGCATGTCTACCGCAAGGTTGTGGAATCGCCGTCGCCCGCCAAACCGGCGAGTTGAGGAAATCCTGCCTTCCGACACCGGCTCGCGCCGGTGCCGGAAGTTGATCAGAGCTTTCAGTAGGCCGGGTGGCTGAAGCGGGCTTGGCGCGCGTCCTTGGTCAGGTCGCGGAAATCCTTGCCGCTTACATGCACCAGCGTCCTGTGGTCGCCGCCCTCAAAATAGATGTCGGCGGCGGCACCCAGGCTCTCATCGAGGATGACAGGCACATCGTAGGCCGCACCGATCGGCGGTACGGCGCCGATATCGCAATCAGCGAAGAGTGAAACCACCTCGTCTTCGGAGGCGAGACCAAGACGCCTGTCCATGACGTCCTGCAATGCGCCGAGTTCGATCCTGTGCGTACTGGGAACCACGGCCAGCGCATAGCCAAGTTCGTGGTGAACGACCACCGATTTGGCCATGATGCTGCCCGGCACATGCGCCGCGATGGCGGACTGCCGGGTTGTGGATGTGCGATGATGCGCGACGGTGTCGTAGGAAATTCCCTTGCCGTCGATATAGTCCTTCAGCCTGTTTGCGATGGTCATCTTGGGCCTCCCTTGCCGGAGTTCGCGACTCGCGGAGAAACGAGGGCAATCATTCTCCTGATGTCCGCTTCCGATACCTGGAAAATGGTCCAGTCGCCGGTTGTTTCAAGGCAACCGACCAGCAAACAGCGCACTCAACTGAAGCTGCCGCTGCAGAAACTCATCGAGCTTCAAATGTCAGGGCCCGGCCCCGAAGAACACCAGCCGGGTGAAAAGCGTGTAGTCCGCTTCGAAGACCATCATTGCCACGAACACCAGCACCAGAACCGGCGGCAGGATGATCGCATAGGTCAGCGCCAGCCGCTCCCAGGCCATGTGCATGAAGAAGGCGACGATCAGCCCCGCCTTGAGGATCATGAAGATCAGGATCAGCGACCATCTGAGATAGCCGTGGAGGCCGAAATAATCGACCATATAGGAGCAGGCGCTGAGGACGAACAGCCATGCCCAGACCACCAGATAGAGCTTGATCGGGTGTTCCTGGTGAACGTCGGTATGGGCGACGCCGGTCGCTGGCGCTTCATGCGCGTGTCCAGCGTGAAGGGTGTGTTGCCCCAGGCCGTTTGCGGTTGCTTCAGCCATATCTGCCTCTCACCAAAGATAGAAAAATGCGAAAATGAACACCCAGACCAGATCGACGAAATGCCAGTAGAGCCCCATGATCTCGACGCTCTCGTAGTGACCCTTGCGGCTGGTGAAGAAGCCGCGCCGTTCGGTGTCGTAATCTCCGCGCCAGACCTTTCGCGCCACGATGATCAGGAAGATCACCCCGATCGTCACATGCGTGCCGTGGAAGCCGGTGATCATGAAGAAAGACGAACCGAACTGCGCTGCGCCCCATGGATTGCCCCAGGGCCGTACCCCTTCGCTGATCAGCTTGGTCCATTCGAAGGCTTGCATGCCGACAAAGGTCGCGCCCAGCACTGCTGTCAGAAGCATGAGGATTGCCGTCTTGCGGCGGTCGCGGCGATAGCCGAAATTGACCGCCATGGCCATCGTGCCGCTGCTGGAGATCAGCACGAAGGTCATGATGGCGATCAGGATCAGCGGAACATTCGAGCCGCCTATGTGCAGCGCAAAGACCTCGCTCGGGTTGGGCCACGGCACGCGTGTCGACATGCGTGCGGTCATGTAGGAGAGCAGGAAGCAGCCGAAGATGAAGGTGTCGCTGAGCAGGAAGATCCACATCATGGCCTTGCCCCAGGACACGTTCTTGAACGCCCGCTGATCCGAGGACCAGTCGGCGGCGATGCCTTGCCAGCCGGCAGGCCGCGGCTCCGTTTGGCCGACATGCGTCACTGTCGTCTCTGCCATGCTCCCAGACCTCCTAGGTCAGTAACTGTCGGCAAATGTCGATAAAGGTTGCGGCCCAGCCGGCCAGAAGAGCGAAGATGGCGAGCCAGACGAAAAGCAGGAAATGCCAGTACATGGTGCACAGTTCGACGCTGAGGCGAAGCCGCTCCGGCCGTGCTCCGTTCCAGGCGGCGGCGATTGTCCTGCCCAGGCCCACCAGCCCCCCCACTATGTGCAGGCCATGCATCCCGGTTATCAGGTAGAAAAAACTGTTGGCCGGATTGGAGGTCAGCAAATAGCCGTCGGCGGTCAGTTCCCGCCATGCCACAAGCTGTCCAATCAGGAAGGCGACCGCGGTGAGCCCAGCTGTCACCAGGCCGAGCCTGACCGTGTCCATCCGGCCTTTGCGTGCCGCGACCGAGGCGCATTGCAGCGCAATGCTGCTCAAGACCAGAACGCCGGTGTTGAGCCAGAGCAGGCGCGGCCCCGGAAGCGGCTGCCAGTCCGACAGCGCCATGCGCATGAAGTAGGCGCTGGTGAACAGCGCAAACAGGGAGCCGACGACGGCGAGGAAGACGCCGAGACCGATCTTGGCGGTCGGCAGCGCCGATCGGTCCAGGGCGATAAAATCGCCGAGCAACCCTTGCTCGAGCCATGGCTTTCCCATCAGCCGCTGATGGGAAAGCCACCATCCGGCAATGCCGGCGACCACGAGCATGAAAACCAGAACGACGCTCATGCCGGCTCCCTGGAGGGGCCGAAATTGCCCGGCACGTTTTGCGGGATAAAGTCCTCCTTGGCGCCCGGCACGCTGTAGTCGTAGGCCCAGCGATAGACGATCGGCAGCTCCTTGCCGAAATTGCCGTGGGCCGGCGGTGTTTCGGACGTCTGCCATTCGAGCGTCGTGGCGCGCCACGGATTGCCGCCGGCCTCACGGCCATGACGGATGCTCCAGATCAGATTGAACAGGAACACGATCTGAGCAAAGCCGACGATGAACGCCATGATGCTGATGAACGAGTTCAGGTGATGGGCTGACTCCGTCATGATCGTTATATCGGTGAGTTCGTTGTAGCGCCGCGGCACGCCCATCAGGCCGATGTAGTGCATGGGGAAGAAAATCAGGTAGGCGCCGAGGAACGTGACCCAGAAATGGAACTGGCCAAGCGTCTCGTTCAGCATCCGGCCGGTGACCTTCGGGTACCAGTGGTAGATCGCTCCGAAGATCACGGTGATCGGGGCGACGCCCATGACCATATGGAAATGGGCGACGACGAACATCGTGTCCGACAGTGGAACGTCGACGACGACGTTGCCGAGAAACAGCCCGGTCAGTCCGCCATTGACGAAGGTGACGATGAAGGCCATGGCAAAAAGCATCGGTATGGTGAGATGAATGTCGCCGCGCCACAGCGTCAGCACCCAATTGTAGACCTTGATCGCGGTCGGGATAGCGATGATCAATGTCGTGGTGGCGAAGAAGAAGCCGAAATAGGGGTGCATACCGCTGACATACATGTGGTGCGCCCAGACCACGAAGCTCAGCGCGCCAATGCCGACGATGGCCCAGACCATCATCCGGTAGCCGAAGATGTTCTTGCGCGCATGGGTGCTGATCAGGTCGGATACGATACCGAAGGCCGGCAGCGCCACGATGTAGACCTCGGGGTGGCCGAAAAACCAGAACAGATGCTGGAACAGGATCGGGCTGCCGCCGCCGTGCTGCAATTGTTGGCCCATCTCGACGACCGCCGGCATGAAGAAGCTGGTGCCGAGCAGGCGGTCAAACAACATCATCACGCAGGCGACGAACAGCGCCGGGAAGGCGAGCAGCGCCATGACGGTCGCGGTGAAGATACCCCAGACAGTCAGCGGCAGACGCATCAGCGTCATGCCGCGCGTGCGGCCCTGCAGCACCGTCACGACATAGTTCAAGCCGCCCATGGTGAAGCCGATGATGAACAGGATCAGCGAGACGAGCATCAGGATGATGCCCCAGTCCTGTCCGCCAGGTGTGCCGGTCATGATGGCTTGCGGCGGGTACAGCGTCCAGCCGGCACCGGTCGGTCCGCCGGGTGCAAAGAAACTCGACACCAGAACCAGTACGGCAAGCAGGTAGATCCAGTAGCTCAGCATGTTGACATAGGGGAAAACCATGTCGCGCGCGCCGACCATCAGCGGGATCAGGTAGTTGCCGAAGCCGCCGAGGAAGAGGGCCGTGAGCAGGTAGATCACCATGATCATGCCGTGCATGGTGATGAATTGGTAGTAGGCTTCCGGGGTGATGAAGTCGAACGTGCTGGGGAAGCCGAGTTGCAGCCGCATCAGCCAGGACAACACCAGCGCGACCATGCCGATCCCGATCGCCGTCGCCGAATACTGGATGGCGATGACCTTGGCATCCTGCGAGAAGACGTATTTCGTCCACCAACTGTGCGGATGGTAGAGATCCATTTCCGCGACTTCAGCCGGCGGGACGGCATCTGCAGGCGTGATATCGACCATAGGAACACCTCCGTGCCCTTTCAGCGAGCTTCGACGGTTTCGAGCTTTGCTGTTATTTCGAGAGCCGGCGCCGTCGTCTGTCCCGGCATCTCATTTGCCGAGCCAGTCTGCTGGGGTGCCGACAATTGCGCGAAAGTCTGCTGCTGGTCGAGCCAGGCCACATAGTCCTGCTCAGTGTCGACCATGACGATGCCATTCATCATCGGATGCCCCTGTCCGCAAAGCTCGGCACACAGGACCTGGAAGGTTCCGGTTTTGGTCGGGGTGAACCAGAAATAGGTGACCGAGCCCGGGATCATGTCCATCTTGGCGCGGAATTCAGGGACGTAGAAATCGTGCAGCACATCGATCGAGCGCAGCAGCATCTTGACCGGCTTGCCGACCGGCAGATGCAGGTCGGCCGCTTCGACCACGACATCGTCCTGGCCGTTGGGATCGCTGTCGATGACGCCCAGCGGATTTTCAGCGGTGACGTTTCGGGTGTCGGACGTGCCGAGCTTGCCGTCCTTGCCGGGCAAGCGGAAACTCCACTGCCATTGCTGGCCAACGACTTCGACCACGGTTGCGTCGCTCGGAACGTTGACGAACTGGCTCCAGACAAACAGGCCGGGAACCAGCATGGCGGTGACACCCACTCCGGTGACGATCGTCAGCCACCATTCAAGCCGCTTGTTCTCCGGCTCATAGGCCGCCTTATTCCCTTCCCGATGACGGAAGCGGAACACGCAATAGGCCATGAATAGCACAACAGCGGCGAAGACGACGCCGGTGATCCAGAAAGTGATAATGATGGTGTGGTCGATATAGTCCCAGTTTGAGGCAATCGGCGTCCACCACCATGGGCTCAGGAAGTGGAACAACACTGAGCCCACGACTATCAAAACGAGTACAAGCGCGATGGCCATGTCCCGTTCCTCCCTGGTATTCCAAGGGGCGCTAAGCCGTCCCGGGAAATACCAAGTCCATCATGCGTGATTTGCGATCGAAATTCTAGAGCCGGCTGTGGAAGGGGCAAAAAATCGCTTTTTTGCGGCCGCGGACCTGCGGCACCAGTGCTCAACCTATCAGCAGCAGGCCCTTCATGCTGGTGTTGCCGTTCTTGCCGATGATGATGTGGTCGTGGATGGCGCAGCCGAGCGGCTTGGCGGTGTCGACGATCAGCCTGGTCATCTCGACGTGGGCTCGTGCCGACGCCTATAGGAGGCTGTGCATCAATATACTTGAGATAAAATTTCTTTGGAAAGCAATGATCAGTGCGTATGATCGGTTTCAGGATCCAAGTCGAACTGCGCGGCCCTCATGAACAAAATCGATATCCACAAACGCAAGGACACTGACGAACGCGCGACCGCGACCAGCCTTTTGCGCCTCGGCACACGGCTAAAACTTGCCCGGCAGACGCGTGGCCTGACTTTGAAGGCGCTCGCCGCCGCCGCCAACTGCTCTGAAAGCCTGCTTTCGAAGGTCGAGAACGGCAAGGTATCGCCGTCGCTTCCCATGCTTCACAGGCTTGTCGAGGTGCTCGGCACGAATATTGGCTGGATGTTCGAGGAGTCCGACGGCGAGGAAGGCATCGTCTTCCGGGCTGGAGCGCGACCGTTGATCACACTTGATCCGCTTCGGCGCGGGGAGGGCATTTCGCTCGAGCGTGTCATACCATATTCACCGGGTCATCTCCTCCAATGCAACATTCATCACATCGAGGCGGGCGGTGAAAGTGCTGGCCCGATCCAGCATGCCGGCGAGGAAGTCGGCTATGTCCTCGAAGGGTTCATCGAACTGATGGTCGGTGAAAAGACGTTTCGGCTGTCTGCCGGCGATTCCTTCGTTTTCAATTCCGAACTGCCGCACTGGTACCGCAATGTCGGCGGTGAACGCGCCAGCATTTTCTGGGTGAACACGCCAGCCACATTCTGATCTGGCGAACCCCTCGTTTCCCTTCGCGGATGCTAATTCAAGTCACTTGACAAGAAATCAAGTATCTTGAAATATGCTGGTGCGCTCAGGCGCCAGGTGAGCCCGATCAAGGGCCTTTTCCGCAAAACCAAGGGGAACCGGAATGCGTCTTACCAAAATTCTTTCAGGCTGCGCGGCAGCCATAGCCATGACCCTCGCCCTCGGCTCTGCCTCCGCCATGGCCGAGACCTATGCGCTCGTCACCATCAACCAGCAGGCTCTGTTCTTCAACCAGATCAATGACGGTGCGACGGCTGCTGCCAAGGCTGCCGGCGTCGACCTCGTTATCTTCAACGCCAACAATGTGCCGAGCGCGCAAAACGACGCGATCGAGAACTACATTACCCAGAAGGTCGACGGCATCATTCTCGTCGCCATCGACGTCAACGGTGTGAAACCGGCGATCACCGCGGCCAAGGCCGCCGGCATTCCAGTGATTGCCATCGACGCGCAAATCCCGGAAGGCGACAACGTCGCTTTCGTCGGTGTCGACAACACCAAGGCCGGCGAGGATATCGGCAAGTTCTATGCCGAATACGTCAAGACCAATATGAGCGGCACCGCCAAGATCGGTGTCGTCGGCGCGCTCAATTCGTTCATCCAGAACCAGCGCCTCGATGGCTTCAAGAAAGCCGTCACCGACAGCGGCCAGAAGGTCACATTCCTCGATACGGTCGACGGTCAGAATGTGCAGGACGTCGCACTGTCCGCCTCCGAAAACCTGATGACCGCCAATCCCGACATGACGACGCTTTACGCGACCGGCGAGCCCGCTCTGCTTGGCGCGGTTTCCGCCGTCACCAGCCAGAGCCGTATCGGCGACGTCAAGGTGTTCGGGTGGGACTTGACCAAGTCAGCGATGCAGGGTCTCGAAGAAGGCTGGGTGATCGCAGTCGTCCAGCAGGATCCGGCCGGTGAGGGCAAGGCTGCCATCGAAGCCTTCGTCAAGCTCAAGAAGGGCGAGAAGATCGAGCCCATCATCAATGTTCCGATCACCATCGTGACCAAGGAAAATGTTGGCCAGTTCAAGGACATGTTCAAGTAAGATCTCCCAAGACCGCCGGGCTGCGCATCGACCCGAGAGTTGCTTGCGCAGCCCGGCGACCGATTGAACTTGTCGCCCAGAGAACTGGAACCATGATGAGCGATGGCGAGACCTACCGCGTCAGTATGACCGGTATTTCCAAACGGTACGGCCCTATCCAGACGCTGGACGATGTCTCGCTGAGCCTGAAGCCAGGCGAAGTGCTCGGCCTGGTCGGCGACAACGGCGCCGGCAAATCCACCTTGAGCAAGGTTCTGTCCGGTGCGGTCATTCCGGATTCCGGCACCATCGAGATCGATGGCAAGGTCGTAGCCTTTTCCTCACCGGCCGATGCCCGCGCCGCACGTGTGGAGATGGTCTACCAGGACCTTTCGCTCTGCGACACGGTGGATGTGGCGGGAAATCTCTTCCTCGGCCGCGAGCCGCGCCGCCACGTTCTCGGCGTCCCCTTTCTCGACAACAAGCGCATGCATTACGAGACGCGCCAGATGCTCGACCGGCTCGGCATCGTCATTGCCGATACCAAGCTCAAGGTCGAAAACCTCTCCGGAGGCCAGCGCCAGTCGATCGCCATCGGCCGCGCCGCCTCCTTCGATCCGTCGGTGCTGATCATGGACGAACCGACGGCCGCGCTTGCGGTGGCGGAAGTCGAGGCGGTTCTGGAGCTCATCCGTGCCGTCAGCGCCCGCGGCGTCAGCGTCATCCTCATCACCCATCGGCTGCAGGATCTGTTCCTGGTCTGCGACCGCATCCAGGTCATGTACGAAGGCCGCAATGTCGCCGAACGCAAGATCGGCGACACCAGCATCGAGGAGGTCGTCAACCTGATCGTCGGCCGCAAATTCACGGCGCGTTCTGCGCGCGCTAGCCGCGATGAGGGGGCGCAGCCATGAACGTCACTCCATCGCCCAGGGATATTAGCGCTTCGCCGCCCAAACGCGCCCACAACGGCACGTGGAAGGATGTCGCGATAGCCAATGGCAGCGTCGTCTCGATTGCGCTGTTCTTCCTGGTCGTCTGCGTGGTCTTTTCGCTGATCACCGGCTCCTTCCTGACGACGCCCAATCTGCTCAACATCGTGCGCCAGTCGGCGCCACTGCTGATCGTTGCGGCCGCCATGACCTTCGTCATCACCACGGGCGGCATCGACCTCTCGGTTGGATCCGTGTTGGCGCTGACGGCTACGCTGTCGGCCGTCTTGCTGCAGGCTGGCCTGCCGTGGCCGCTCGTCGTCATCGCCATGTTGGCGCTCGGCGCGGCGATCGGCGCCCTGCAGGGCTTCTTCATCGCCTATGAGCGGATACCGGCCTTCATCGTCACGCTTGCCGGACTTTCCGTCATCCGCGGCGTGGCGCTGCTGATCACCGGCGGCTATTCGATCCCGGTCGAGCCGACGAGCTTCTTTGTCAACATCGGCAGGGCTTGGTTTCTCGGTGTTCCGGTGCCGGCACTGCTTGCTCTTGTTGTTCTGATCATCGCCTATCTCGCTTTCAACCAGACGCCGTTCGGCCGCTATGTCACCGGTATCGGCGCCAATGCCGAGGCCGTGCGCCGCGCCGGTGTCGATACGCGCTTCATGACGCTCTTCGTCTATATTCTCTCGGGTATGGCGGCGGCCGTGGCCGGCATCATTCTCGCCGCCCGGCTCGGCTCCGGCTCGTCCAATGCCGGCCAGGGTTTCGAGCTCGATGTCATCGCCGCCGTGGTGCTTGGCGGTACCAGCCTGTTCGGCGGGCGCGGTACGATCATCGGCACGGTGCTCGGCGCGTTGACCGTCGCGGTCATCGGCAACGGCCTGATCCTCGCGCATATGTCGCCGTTCCTCACGCCGATCGTCACCGGCACCATCATCCTCGTTGCCATCTGGCTGAATTTCCGCCTGTTCAAGGGCGCAACGCGGGGCCGCTGACATGGATCATCTGTTCGACGACAAGCCGAGGGAACGGGCGCCGATCGGCGTTCACTCCGGCACCTTGATGACCGTCACGGGTCCGGTTGCGATCGCCGACATGGGCGTGACGCTGATGCATGAGCACATCCTGCTCGATGGCGCGACATCGTGGAAATGTCCTTGCCATCCCGACGAGAAGAAGATCGCCGAACAGCCGGTCAGCATGGAGATCATCGGCGAGTTGCGGATGAACCCCTATATGAACCGCGACAACGTCTCGCTCGACGACAGCGACCTGGCGCTTTCGGAACTGGCGAAGTATCGGGCGCTCGGCGGTCACACCGTGGTCGATGCAACCAATATTGGCATTGGCCGCGATCCGGTGAAGCTGGCGCGCATCGCCCGTGCCTCCGAACTGCGCATCGTCATGGGCACAGGCTTCTACCTGCAGCACACCCACCCCGACTGGTTGAAGGCAATGGACGTCGACGACGTCACCGAATTCCTGGTCAACGATGTCGGCGGCGGGGCGACGCAGCCCGGAATAATGGCCGGCATCATCGGCGAGGTCGGCGTCAGCAAGGATTTCACCGACGAGGAGCGCAAGTCGCTGCGGGCTTCGGCCCGTGCGGCGAAAATCACCGGCGTGCCGCTGACCATCCATCTGCCCGGCTGGGAACGGCTGGCCCATGACGTGCTCGACGTGGTGGAGGCGGAAGGTGCGGATCTCCGGCATACGGTGCTGTGCCATATGAACCCGAGCCACAACGATCTCACCTACCAGAAAAGCCTCGCTGCCCGCGGCGCCTTCCTGGAATACGACATGATCGGCATGGATTTCTATTATGCCGACCAGGATGCGCAATCGCCTTCCGACGAGCAGAATGCTCAGGCGATCCGCTCGCTGATCGACATGGGTCTGGTCGACCGGATTCTTCTGTCGCAGGACGTCTTTCTGAAGATCATGCTGACGCGCTTTGGCGGCTTCGGCTACAGCTTCATCCTCAAGCATTTCGTGCCGCGACTGAAACGCCATGGTGTCGAGCAGTCGGCGATCGACCGCATGCTCGTCGACAATCCAAAGACCGTGTTCGCCGCGAGCCTCTAGGCCGCAGATCAATTCGACATAGGGAGTAAACATGTCCAGGAAGAAGGTTCTTCTCGCAGGTGAATCCTGGGTTTCGACCGCGACCCACATCAAGGGCTTCGATCAGTTTCCGACCGTGACTTATCACACCGGTGCTGATGAACTTTTGGCTGCGCTGAAGGACAGTGCGTTCGACGTCACCTTCATGCCGGCGCATGAGGCGCAGCGGAATTTCCCCCAGACCATGGAAGCGCTTTCGGCCTATGACGCGGTTGTGCTTTCCGATCTTGGCGCCAATACGCTGCTGCTTCACCCCGACACCTGGATCCACTCCAAACCGACCCCGAACCGGCTGCGCCTGTTGCGCGACTATGTCGGCAATGGCGGTGGCCTGCTTATGTTCGGCGGCTACTACAGTTTCCAGGGCATCAATGGCGGGGCGCGCTACCACAAGACGCCGGTCGAAGACGTTCTGCCGGTTACTTGCCTGCCGGTGGACGACCGCGTCGAGGTTCCGGAGGGCTATGCGCCAGTCGTTGTCGGCCCGCAGAGCCATCCGATTCTAAGGGGTCTGGGCAAGGATTGGCCGATCCTGCTCGGCTTCAACGAGGTTGTCGTCAAGGACGGAGCGGACGTTCTCGCCACCGTGTCTTCTGACTACCGTTCCCTGCCGCTGCTGGTGACCGGCAAATATGGCAAGGGCCGCACCGTCGCCTGGACCTCGGATGTCGGGCCGCACTGGCTGCCGCCGGGCTTTATCGCCTGGAGCGGCTACAAGACGCTGTTCGAACAGATGCTGGGCTGGGCAACGGCTGGGGATTAGCCATGCGCGTCCATGTCTTCGGCAATATCTGCGTCGATACGACGTTTCGGCTGGACCGGTTTCCGCAACCAGGCGAGACGCTGAACGCATCCAGCCATGCCGATGGACTTGGCGGCAAGGGTGCGAACCAGGCGGTTGCCGCGGCGCGCACCGGAGCCGATGTTCGTTTCCGTGCGGCGATCGGCAACGATGCCGCCGGATCATGGATAAGGGAACAATTGAGCCGCGATCTCGACGCCGGTCATTTGACGACGTTGTCGCTGCAGAGCGACCGTTCGACGATCATGGTCGATGCGCGGGGCGAGAACCTCATCGTCACCGGCGCCAGTTGCGCTGCCGCCTTCGATCCGCTCGCTGACACTGGTTTCGCGCGGTCGATCGAACGCGGCGACATCATGGTGATTCAGGGCAATCTTCATCCCGATGTAACGACTGCCTGCCTGCGGGCGGCGCGCGGCGCGGGAGCCATGACGATCTTCAATCCGAGCCCGCTCGCGGCCGGCTTTGCACCGCCTTTGAGCGCCGTCAGCCTCGCTATCGCCAATGCGGGCGAGGCGGCGCAACTGACCGGAGCCAGCGATCCTGCCGAGGCAGCCCGCGAACTGATCCGTCAAGGCGCCGACACCGCAATTGTGACGCTTGGCGCGCATGGCTGCCTGGTCGCCGATGGCGAAGGAAGCGTCGACCGGATCGCGGCGCCCAAGGTGACCGTGGTAGACACCAGCGGTGCGGGTGACGTCTTTTGCGGCTGCCTCGCCGGTTGCCTCGCGCACGGCAT containing:
- a CDS encoding ATP-binding cassette domain-containing protein is translated as MMSDGETYRVSMTGISKRYGPIQTLDDVSLSLKPGEVLGLVGDNGAGKSTLSKVLSGAVIPDSGTIEIDGKVVAFSSPADARAARVEMVYQDLSLCDTVDVAGNLFLGREPRRHVLGVPFLDNKRMHYETRQMLDRLGIVIADTKLKVENLSGGQRQSIAIGRAASFDPSVLIMDEPTAALAVAEVEAVLELIRAVSARGVSVILITHRLQDLFLVCDRIQVMYEGRNVAERKIGDTSIEEVVNLIVGRKFTARSARASRDEGAQP
- a CDS encoding ABC transporter permease, which produces MNVTPSPRDISASPPKRAHNGTWKDVAIANGSVVSIALFFLVVCVVFSLITGSFLTTPNLLNIVRQSAPLLIVAAAMTFVITTGGIDLSVGSVLALTATLSAVLLQAGLPWPLVVIAMLALGAAIGALQGFFIAYERIPAFIVTLAGLSVIRGVALLITGGYSIPVEPTSFFVNIGRAWFLGVPVPALLALVVLIIAYLAFNQTPFGRYVTGIGANAEAVRRAGVDTRFMTLFVYILSGMAAAVAGIILAARLGSGSSNAGQGFELDVIAAVVLGGTSLFGGRGTIIGTVLGALTVAVIGNGLILAHMSPFLTPIVTGTIILVAIWLNFRLFKGATRGR
- a CDS encoding phosphotriesterase — its product is MDHLFDDKPRERAPIGVHSGTLMTVTGPVAIADMGVTLMHEHILLDGATSWKCPCHPDEKKIAEQPVSMEIIGELRMNPYMNRDNVSLDDSDLALSELAKYRALGGHTVVDATNIGIGRDPVKLARIARASELRIVMGTGFYLQHTHPDWLKAMDVDDVTEFLVNDVGGGATQPGIMAGIIGEVGVSKDFTDEERKSLRASARAAKITGVPLTIHLPGWERLAHDVLDVVEAEGADLRHTVLCHMNPSHNDLTYQKSLAARGAFLEYDMIGMDFYYADQDAQSPSDEQNAQAIRSLIDMGLVDRILLSQDVFLKIMLTRFGGFGYSFILKHFVPRLKRHGVEQSAIDRMLVDNPKTVFAASL
- a CDS encoding glutamine amidotransferase; the protein is MSRKKVLLAGESWVSTATHIKGFDQFPTVTYHTGADELLAALKDSAFDVTFMPAHEAQRNFPQTMEALSAYDAVVLSDLGANTLLLHPDTWIHSKPTPNRLRLLRDYVGNGGGLLMFGGYYSFQGINGGARYHKTPVEDVLPVTCLPVDDRVEVPEGYAPVVVGPQSHPILRGLGKDWPILLGFNEVVVKDGADVLATVSSDYRSLPLLVTGKYGKGRTVAWTSDVGPHWLPPGFIAWSGYKTLFEQMLGWATAGD
- a CDS encoding ribokinase; this encodes MRVHVFGNICVDTTFRLDRFPQPGETLNASSHADGLGGKGANQAVAAARTGADVRFRAAIGNDAAGSWIREQLSRDLDAGHLTTLSLQSDRSTIMVDARGENLIVTGASCAAAFDPLADTGFARSIERGDIMVIQGNLHPDVTTACLRAARGAGAMTIFNPSPLAAGFAPPLSAVSLAIANAGEAAQLTGASDPAEAARELIRQGADTAIVTLGAHGCLVADGEGSVDRIAAPKVTVVDTSGAGDVFCGCLAGCLAHGMVLATAARIAVRAAAISVGRAGTLGSCPDGREMKMLMETTEAETA